A region of Dioscorea cayenensis subsp. rotundata cultivar TDr96_F1 chromosome 5, TDr96_F1_v2_PseudoChromosome.rev07_lg8_w22 25.fasta, whole genome shotgun sequence DNA encodes the following proteins:
- the LOC120260064 gene encoding alpha/beta hydrolase domain-containing protein 17C-like — translation MGGMASALAARFAFFPPTPPSYRVDASVGRLTLEGMPGRVGNAEVRILETRRGNEIVAVYVRHASAKLTVLYSHGNAADLGQLSELFAELSTHLRVNLMGYDYSGYGRSSGKPSEQNTYADIEAAYKCLLETYGAHEEDIILYGQSVGSGPTLDLAMRLPCLRAVVLHSPILSGLRVMYPLKHTYWFDIYKNIDKIPQVQCPVLVIHGTEDDVVDFSHGKKLWELSKEKYEPLWVKGGNHCDLELFPEYIRHLKKFISAMEQSPATRNESTKSSDPSDSPRPSIGCFEISRKSTDQGSKSTPMTDNKEKHRHSTDQREKPIDSTEKKEKPRKSLDNSDKKSNHMDNHEKPRNSIDRFGEIMRSVSLCNINCFRPTARGFEG, via the exons ATGGGGGGCATGGCGTCGGCGTTGGCGGCGAGGTTCGCTTTCTTCCCGCCGACGCCACCTTCGTACCGTGTGGACGCGTCGGTTGGGAGGCTCACGCTCGAGGGGATGCCGGGAAGGGTGGGAAACGCGGAGGTTAGGATTCTGGAAACGAGGAGGGGAAACGAGATCGTCGCCGTGTATGTCCGGCACGCGTCGGCGAAGCTCACGGTGTTGTATTCCCATGGCAACGCCGCGGATCTTGGCCAGCTCTCCGAGCTCTTCGCCGAGCTCAGCACGCACCTTCGCGTCAATCTTATGGG ATATGATTATTCTGGTTATGGGAGGTCTTCTGGAAAG CCAAGTGAACAGAATACTTATGCAGATATAGAGGCTGCTTATAAATGTTTATTGGAGACTTATGGTGCTCAtgaagaagatatcattttatATGGACAATCAGTTGGAAGTGGCCCGACTTTGGATTTAGCTATGAGATTGCCTTGCTTAAGGGCCGTTGTTCTACATAGCCCCATCTTGTCTGGACTGCGTGTCATGTATCCTTTGAAGCACACTTACTGGTTTGACATATACAAG AATATAGACAAAATTCCGCAGGTTCAATGCCCAGTGTTAGTTATTCAT GGGACAGAGGATGATGTAGTTGATTTCTCTCACGGCAAGAAGCTATGGGAGTTAAGCAAAGAGAAATATGAGCCTTTATGGGTTAAAGGTGGGAACCACTGTGATTTGGAACTCTTCCCAGAATACATAAGGCACCTTAAGAAGTTCATATCCGCCATGGAGCAATCACCTGCCACTCGAAATGAATCTACAAAAAGCTCTGATCCCTCTGATTCACCTAGGCCAAGCATTGGTTGTTTcgaaatttcaagaaaaagtaCAGATCAAGGAAGTAAGTCAACACCAATGACTGACAATAAGGAGAAGCATAGGCATAGCACAGATCAAAGAGAGAAGCCAATAGACAGCacagaaaagaaggaaaagccGAGGAAGAGCCTTGACAATTCAGACAAGAAGAGCAACCATATGGACAACCACGAGAAGCCAAGAAATAGCATTGATCG GTTTGGAGAAATCATGCGGTCAGTCAGCTTGTGCAATATCAACTGCTTCAGACCTACAGCTCGAGGATTTGAGGGGTAG
- the LOC120261148 gene encoding heat shock protein 90-5, chloroplastic, whose product MAHALGRCMAASTLPSLHLSSSPLASSGARALRLRASFFPGLVASSKRGLAQKGLRLRRGIRCDAAVAEKDAEETSGEKFEYQAEVSRLLDLIVHSLYSHKEVFLRELVSNASDALDKLRFLSVTDSSLLGDAGELEIRIKPDPDNGTITIRDTGIGMTKQELVDCLGTIAQSGTSKFLKALKENKDLGADNGLIGQFGVGFYSAFLVADRVVVSTKSPKSDKQYVWEAVADSSSYVIREETDPEKLIPRGTEITLYLRPDDKYEFSDPSRIQSLVKNYSQFVAFPIFTWQEKSRTVEVEEEEEPKEGEEVKPEDETNKKKKTVTEKYWDWELANETKPIWMRNSKEVEKNEYNEFYKKTFNEFLDPLAYSHFSTEGEVEFRSVLYVPGMAPLNNEDIVNPKTKNIRLYVKRVFISDDFDGELFPRYLSFVKGVVDSNDLPLNVSREILQESRIVRIMRKRLVRKTFDMIQEISEKDDKEDYKKFWENFGKLLKLGCIEDSGNHKRLAPLLRFHSSKSEEDMISLDQYVENMAESQNAIYYLATDSLKSAKTAPFLEKLVQKDIEVLYLVEPIDEVAIQNLQTYKEKKFVDISKEDLELGDDDEVKERESMQEYNLLCDWIKQQLGDKVAKVQISKRLSSSPCVLVSGKFGWSANMERLMRAQTLGDTSSLEFMRGRRILEINPDHPIIKDLSAACKNDPSSTEAQRAVDLLYDTALISSGFTPDSPAELGNKIYEMMAIALGGRWGRSETDEGDEPISEASSETAFSEPTDAEVVEPSEVRTENDPWKD is encoded by the exons ATGGCTCACGCGCTGGGAAGGTGCATGGCCGCTTCCACACTCCCCTCTctccatctttcttcttctcctttggcCTCCAGTGGTGCCCGAGCTTTGAGATTGAGGGCTTCATTTTTTCCGGGTTTGGTTGCAAGCTCTAAGAGGGGCCTAGCTCAGAAGGGGTTGAGATTGAGAAGAGGGATTAGGTGCGACGCTGCTGTTGCTGAGAAGGACGCTGAGGAGACCTCTGGTGAGAAGTTTGAGTATCAGGCCGAG GTGAGCCGCCTGTTGGATTTAATTGTTCATAGTTTGTATAGCCACAAGGAAGTATTCCTCCGGGAACTCGTAAG CAATGCTAGTGATGCTCTAGATAAGTTGAGGTTTTTAAGTGTCACTGATTCTTCATTGCTTGGTGATGCCGGGGAATTGGAGATCCGTATCAAACCAGATCCTGACAATGGGACTATTACCATAAG AGACACTGGAATTGGTATGACTAAGCAAGAACTTGTTGATTGTCTTGGGACTATTGCTCAGAGTGGAACTTCAAAATTCTTAAAAGCTCTGAAG GAGAACAAGGATCTTGGGGCAGACAATGGCTTAATTGGCCAGTTTGGTGTTGGATTCTACTCTGCTTTTCTTGTTGCAGATCGG GTTGTTGTGTCAACAAAAAGCCCTAAATCGGACAAGCAATATGTTTGGGAAGCAGTAGCTGACAGTAGCTCATATGTGATTAGAGAAGAGACAGATCCTGAGAAATTGATCCCCCGCGGAACTGAAATAACCCTATATCTTCGG CCAGATGATAAGTATGAATTTTCTGACCCATCAAGGATTCAGAGTCTGGTTAAGAATTACTCACAGTTTGTGGCCTTTCCCATTTTCACATGGCAAGAGAAGTCAAGGACTGTAGAG GTTGAGGAGGAGGAAGAACCGAAGGAAGGTGAAGAAGTAAAACCAGAG GACGAGactaataagaaaaagaaaactgtCACTGAGAAATATTGGGACTGGGAATTGGCAAATGAAACCAAACCTATTTGG ATGCGGAATTCAAAGGAGGTTGAGAAAAATGAATATAATGAGTTCTATAAGAAGACATTCAATGAATTCTTGGATCCTCTTGCATACAGTCATTTCTCCACGGAG GGTGAGGTTGAATTCAGAAGTGTACTATACGTTCCTGGAATGGCACCATTAAACAACGAGGATATAGTGAACCCCAAGACAAAGAATATACGCTTGTATGTCAAACGTGTTTTTATTTCAGATGATTTCGATGGTGAACTG TTTCCCCGATATTTGAGCTTTGTGAAAGGTGTGGTGGATTCCAATGATCTTCCTCTTAATGTTTCACGTGAGATTCTTCAAGAGAGCCGAATT GTGCGAATCATGCGCAAGAGACTTGTCAGAAAAACATTTGATATGATTCAGGAGATATCTGAAAAAGATGACAAAGAG GATTACAAGAAATTCTGGGAGAACTTTGGTAAGCTTCTCAAGTTGGGATGTATAGAGGACTCCGGAAATCATAAGCGTCTTGCTCCTTTACTTCGGTTCCATTCTTCAAAGAGTGAAGAGGATATGATAAGCCTTGATCAGTATGTTGAGAATATGGCTGAGAGTCAGAATGCTATTTACTACTTGGCCACAGACAGCCTAAAGAGCGCCAAAACTGCCCCATTCTTGGAGAAGTTGGTCCAGAAGGATATTGAA GTTTTGTACCTTGTTGAGCCCATTGATGAGGTGGCAATCCAGAACTTGCAGAcctacaaagaaaagaaatttgtgGATATTAGCAAGGAGGATCTAGAACTAG GTGATGACGATGAggtcaaagaaagagaaagcatGCAAGAATACAATCTTCTATGTGATTGGATAAAGCAGCAGCTTGGTGACAAGGTAGCAAAGGTTCAAATCTCAAAGCGGCTTAGCTCTTCACCTTGTGTTCTCGTTTCTGGCAAGTTTGGATGGTCTGCAAACATGGAAAG GCTCATGAGAGCGCAGACACTTGGTGATACCTCTAGTTTGGAGTTCatgagaggaagaagaatactCGAAATCAATCCAGATCACCCAATCATCAAAGACTTGAGT GCTGCTTGCAAGAACGATCCAAGCAGCACAGAAGCTCAGAGGGCTGTTGATCTATTATATGACACTGCCCTTATCTCGAGTGGATTCACG CCTGACAGCCCGGCTGAGTTAGGAAACAAAATATACGAAATGATGGCTATTGCTCTTGGTGGGAGATGGGGAAGATCAGAGACGGACGAGGGGGACGAACCTATTTCAGAAGCTAGCTCTGAAACAGCATTCTCCGAACCCACAGATGCGGAGGTGGTTGAGCCCTCTGAAGTGAGGACTGAGAATGATCCATGGAAAGATTGA